AGTGGCCGCACGGGTCGAAGTCGAGCCGCGCCCGGGTGAGCATCCCCAGGTCGAGGTCCGCGGTCAGCAGGCCCTCCTCGTCCCAGAGAGGCCCGGCGAGCACCTCGCCGAACGGGGAGACGATGACGCTGCCACCGCGGGACATGATGCGGGGAGCATCGGCGGGCAGGGCCTCCTCGCGCAGGACCTCCTCCGGGTACATGTCGCGGGTGACGAACTGGTTGCACCCGAGCACGAAGCAGCGGCCCTCGCTGGCGATGTGGCGCACCGTGGCCTGCCAGGTGTCCCGGTTGTCGGCGGTGGGGGCGAGGTAGATGTCGACGCCCTTGGCGTACATGGCCGTCCGGGCGAGCGGCATGTAGTTCTCCCAGCAGATGAGCCCTCCGAGCCGGCCGAAGGGGGTTTCGACCGTGGAGAGCGTGCTCCCATCACCCTCGCCCCAGATGAGCCGCTCGGAGCCGGTGGGCTTGAGCTTGCGGTGCTTGGCGAGCAGCGCGCCGTCCGGCCCGAAATAGAGCAGCGTGCAGTAGAGCGTCCCGCGCGTCAGGCGATCGCGCTCGATGACGCCGATGGCGAGGAAGACACCGTGCTGGCGGGCGATGCTCCCGAGGTGCTCGATCGCCGGGCCGGGGATCTCCACCGACTGCTCGTTGTAGCGCTGCCAGAGACGGCGGCCGGCCTCGGTCCTGCTGCCGACGATGAAGCCGAAGCCCAGGCCCCGGGGATAGGCCGGGATGAAGGCCTCCGGGAAGAGGACGATGCGAGCGCCCGCCTGGGCGGCACGGGCGGTCCACGAGGCGACGCGTTCGAGCGTCCCCTCGCGATCGAAGAGGACGGGAGCGGCCTGAACGACGGCGACACGAACCTGCTGGGACTGAGACATGCGGCGGAGGATAGGCGAGAAGTCCCGTCAGGAACGAGCGCCACCGTCCGTCCAATCCCTCATCACGGGGACGTAGCTCAAAGGTAGAGCACCTGCCTGATAAGCGGGAGACAGCAGTTCGAGTCTGCTCATCCCCATTCAAGGACAACGGGGTCATCGTCCAACAGGAAGATGCCGCCATCGCAAGGCGGAGATCCGGGTGCGACTCCCGGTGACTCCACTCACTCTCGGGCTGACCGCTGGGGCGGAGCCGGGCTTTGCAAGCCTGACGTGCCGGGTTCGATTCCCGGTCGGTCCATCCGCGCGCGCTACGCCCAGAAGGCCAGCAGCGCTCCCGCGGCCGTGGCCAGCACGTTGACCGTGTCGTTGCCCAGCCAGGAGAAGCCCCGGAGGGGCCGGGCCGCCCGACCGCAGCGATGCACCCGGCGCTCCGTCTCCCGGCCGCAGGCATCGCACCAGCGCACGTCCTGCACCGTGGCGCCCAGGAAGCTGTCGAACAGCGAGCCCACCACCCCGGCCAGCACGAGCCACGGGAGGAGCGTCCACCGGGCTCCCGCGAGCGCGGCCACCACCGCGACGAAGGCGGCGCCCGCGGTCGAGGCCATCAACCCTGCACCCGACACGGCACCGGACGTGCCGGCGGGCACCTGCCTCAGCGTGGTGACCAGCCGGGGGGGCGAGCGGGAGAGGACACCCAGCTCGGTGGCCCACGTGTCCGCGTTGGCGGCGACCAGGGCCCCCAGCATGGCCAGGGCATAGCGCTCGTCGCCGGTGACGGCCAGCAGCACCGCCGCGAGCGCGGCCACGCCACCGTTGGCCAATGCCTGTCCCAGGTCGCGCGTCCCCGTCTTCGCGTACTCCTCCTCCACGCCGGCCTTGCGGGCCCGGAAGGCCTTGGAGAGCGCGCTGGAGGAGATGAAGAAGGCGAGCAGGGCCGAGGCCCCCACCGCCCCCGCGAGCCCGAGCACGGGCGTGCCGATCAGAATGGCCCCCAGCACGCCGCTCGGGCTCAACGAACCCCGGAGCCAGGACACCACGCCGATGAAGACGGCGATCACCGCGCCCAGGCCCAGTCCCGCGGCATGCGAGGGGGGAACCAGGTAGAGGACGGCGCCCGCGGCCAGCGGCACGAAGAGGTTGTCCCGTCCCCGGGTGCCGAGCGCCTCGGCGCAGGTGGCCACCACGGCGCACAGGGCGGCCAGCGGCACCTTCGGCATGTCCGGGGCGAGGCCCGGCAGCCACGTGAGCGTGGCCAGCACGGCCACGAAGGTGCCGGCCAGCATGGCGAGGGAGCCCTCCAGGCTCTTGCGCTCTCCGCCGAGCGTCTCGTACGGGTGGCGCCCGAGACGCGTGCCCACCAGCGCGGCCAGGGCATCACCCACGGTCATGGCCATGACACCGCCCGCCGCGGCCACGGGCTTGTCCCAGGCCAGCCACACCAGGGCCGAGAAGGCCAACGCGAACCAGACCGTGCCCAGGTTGTCGGGCTCGGTCTCCACGGACTTCAGCAGGCGCTTGCGATGGATGATCCAGTTGGCCACCGCCGCCGTCAGAGACGGCACCACGGCCAGCGCCGGGTTCTGGAAGAGCCACAGCGTGCCGAAGATCCAGAAGCCCACGCTCACGTGGATGATCTTGCGCGCGAGCTCCCGTGACAGGCCCAGGCGCAGGGACGACTCCCCCGCGGCCACGCAGGCTCCGACATATCCGTAGGACCACAAGAGCGCCTGG
This is a stretch of genomic DNA from Archangium violaceum. It encodes these proteins:
- a CDS encoding carbon-nitrogen hydrolase family protein, whose protein sequence is MSQSQQVRVAVVQAAPVLFDREGTLERVASWTARAAQAGARIVLFPEAFIPAYPRGLGFGFIVGSRTEAGRRLWQRYNEQSVEIPGPAIEHLGSIARQHGVFLAIGVIERDRLTRGTLYCTLLYFGPDGALLAKHRKLKPTGSERLIWGEGDGSTLSTVETPFGRLGGLICWENYMPLARTAMYAKGVDIYLAPTADNRDTWQATVRHIASEGRCFVLGCNQFVTRDMYPEEVLREEALPADAPRIMSRGGSVIVSPFGEVLAGPLWDEEGLLTADLDLGMLTRARLDFDPCGHYARPDVFRLEVDERERPVAAFRIQG
- a CDS encoding DUF92 domain-containing protein, whose amino-acid sequence is MSQDIQALLWSYGYVGACVAAGESSLRLGLSRELARKIIHVSVGFWIFGTLWLFQNPALAVVPSLTAAVANWIIHRKRLLKSVETEPDNLGTVWFALAFSALVWLAWDKPVAAAGGVMAMTVGDALAALVGTRLGRHPYETLGGERKSLEGSLAMLAGTFVAVLATLTWLPGLAPDMPKVPLAALCAVVATCAEALGTRGRDNLFVPLAAGAVLYLVPPSHAAGLGLGAVIAVFIGVVSWLRGSLSPSGVLGAILIGTPVLGLAGAVGASALLAFFISSSALSKAFRARKAGVEEEYAKTGTRDLGQALANGGVAALAAVLLAVTGDERYALAMLGALVAANADTWATELGVLSRSPPRLVTTLRQVPAGTSGAVSGAGLMASTAGAAFVAVVAALAGARWTLLPWLVLAGVVGSLFDSFLGATVQDVRWCDACGRETERRVHRCGRAARPLRGFSWLGNDTVNVLATAAGALLAFWA